One Nicotiana sylvestris chromosome 12, ASM39365v2, whole genome shotgun sequence genomic window carries:
- the LOC138883007 gene encoding uncharacterized protein, whose product MTSKNLGTRVVDPSREFVESESELKEEFQRVKQQMTEMYQSWIRGHPPPSFPTNYTENPATIQSLSQVQVPTAVDISPQPFHTPPLKSTSYPALLTTYALVAPPPTTFPRSSNEVVFKVPDAQHYAPEPTFKVSDSYSLAPHFEPPGEIEKFAKTVEQDEISRKVKIIEQSLRNMQGIGSQMSVAYKDLCLFPDVQPPGGFKMPKFNLYDGHGDTMAHLRGYCSKMRGVGGKDKLLMAYFSQSLGGATLEWYTRQDADRWHTWDDMAQAFARHFQYNIEIVPNRMSLAKIQKKPNESFREYELRWREQAARVHPPMEEKEMVEYFLQAQEPTYFGHLITTVGRSFNDVVKMGEMVEDGLKSSQIMSYSALKATTQAIQNDTGSLLGQKEHDDFAMVVSE is encoded by the coding sequence ATGACTAGCAAAAACTTGGGCACAAGAGTTGTTGATCCGTcaagggagtttgtggagtcggagtctgaattgaaagaggagttCCAAAGGGTAAAACAACAGATGacagaaatgtatcagtcttggatcagggggcatcctccaccttcattccccactaactacactgaaaaccctgcaactatccaATCACTATCACAAGTCCAGGTTCCCACTGCTgttgatatctccccacaaccttttcacactccacccctcaAAAGCACATCATATCCCGCCCTTTTGACCACTTATGCTCTTGTAGCTCCTCCCCCAActacttttcctcgatcctctaacgaggttgtgttcaaagtccctgatgcccaacactatgcaccagaaccaactttcaaagtctcaGATTCATACTCTctcgctcctcattttgagcctcccggtgaaatTGAAAAGtttgctaagacagtggagcaagatgagatatccaggaaggtgaaaatcatagagcagtctttaagaaacatgcaagggatagggagccagatgagcgtggcttacaaagacttgtgcttgtttcctgacgtCCAACCGCCTggtgggtttaagatgccaaagttcaaTTTATATGATGGGCATGGAGATACCAtggcccatttgagaggctactgtagtaagatgagaggcgtcggtgggaaagacaaattattgatggcgtacttcagtcaaagtctgggTGGGGCAactctggagtggtacacccgtcAAGATGCTGACAGGTGGCACAcgtgggatgatatggctcaggcctttgccagacactttcagtacaatatagaaattgtcccAAATCGCATGTCCCTCGCCAAGATACAAaagaagcctaatgaaagctttagggaatacgagctcagatggagagagcaagctgccagagtccatcctcccatggaagaaaaagagatggtcgagtactttcttcaagctcaagaaccaacttactttgggcatttgatcacgACTGTGGGTAggtcttttaatgatgtggtaaaaatgggagaaatggtagaagatgggttgaagtctagccagatcatgagttattctgctttaaaagccacaacacaagcaattcagaacgacACAGGAAGCTTGCTGGGTCAGAAAGAACATGATGATTTTGCCATGGTTGTTTCAGAGTAA